The nucleotide window GCTCAACCTTGTTGAAGCCTTGGCTTCGTTCTTCCCATCTGCTGCCCAGACCTACCCCGATATTCATCAAGTCGGGTTATGACTGCATCATCATTTACTAAAGCATCACGTTGTCAACCATACCGCCTCACAAATCCAAATCCAGAAGTGCCCTGAGCCAAACCCCATTGCACGACGGCAGCTAGCTGACTAGAGGACTCACCCGTAGGCAACCATCACCCAAGGCCGTCCAGGCTGTGCATCAATAGCACCTCCCTGCTTCAAACACTCCGGTGCGTAAAGGTAACTTGATCAACCGGAAAGGAGGGAAAGCAAAAGTGAATGGGAAAGTGAAACGGCAGGTGATtgctagctagctagcttCCACATCTTCACACATTCCCAAAGTGTCATGGTGCCTCCTTGTCGCGGGGTAGTGTGGTGCACATTCACGGCATCCCGCCCCCCCTCAAACTACCTGCCCACACTGTTGGTACTTTAGTCTCGgtgcctcctccctcgccttgCTTTTGCCTCCAGTGACACCAGTGACACACACCAAACGCTACCGGAAAAGAAGTAGGTTGTGAGTGGTCAATAGACCGTTCCAGTTCTTCATAAACCCTCTcgccccttcttcttcggacCGCACTAtccttcgccttcttcccccgAACAAGAATTTCTGCCCACCTGCAAAACCTCTCAACACAATTTAACCCACGAGATCTTCAACCTAAACCCCTGTCAATCAGTATCGCATCGGCAGAGACGGTGGCAGGCCTGCCTCTGCATCAACACAAAGAACCTTCGTCACAGAGTACACCGGACTTCATCATGTCCAGTAAGTTTCGCTCGTCGGCAACTACTCGTCCACAGAACGCCTGCTAATATGGCCTGCTTAGACGAACAGACCAAAACCGAGAGCATCActgtcgatgccggcgctcCGTCGACCGTCCCCGATGGAGAACCTGTAGTCGCCCTTTCCTCATCGCCCGGAGATCGGCGAGCCAGCACCGATGAATGGGGTGAGCATTGACTCCTTGCTTGCCAGGCCTGCCTGGCCCCGCGTTGGCGGCTGCTAACCGAATGATTGCCTTCTCCAGACGCCTCCAAGGTACCCCCGAGCCGATTCCAGAAGCGTAAAGGCTCTATCTACGCCACACCCGGCTCTCGTGATGGCCATGTTGATCGCAATTATGCCTCTGGCTTCCACGAGAAGCACACGGAGAAGGGCTACACAAAGACGCCGTCGAAGTGAAGCGAATGTCTCCGCTGAGGTTCGAGGAAAGAAACGCCCGGCTTCATGAGCAATGATTGCTCGGTTCAATCACGTTGAGCGATGCACCCTGCAGACCGAACGTGAGGCTGTAACATGATGCCGACGAGTCTGGGTACGAGAATCAATGAGAAACGAACTCAAACGGAAGGATCGGAAATTGGAAACCGTCTCGATGTCCTGTTGTCTGCACAGTATTACTTGAAACTAGTCAATCACCGCCGCGCCGAGAAGAAATTGATACATGTTACTCGTCTAGGTCATCGATGTCGATGGCATCCGGATTTGCCGTTACAGTTGGTGCCTCGGCTTCGTTGGTTGTCTTGGCGGCATCGCTGGCCGCCACGAACCCAACGGGCGCCTTCGCCTGTCGCTCGAGCGCTGCCATAGCATCGGCCGCCTCAGGATCGATCGACTCCTCTGGTCGCCGTTGGCTGCGTGCGAGGGCCTGCGACGCGATGAAGTTGACGTCGGTGTTGTACTGCGCCTGCACGCTCCGCTTGATCCGCAGCATCTCCTTAAACGTGTCCTCGTTGCCGTGCTGCACCTCGAACGCCTCCCATTTCGCCCAAAAGTCTGGACTGGTGCGTGGGTCGCAAAACTGTGACGCGTGACCATAGATAGCCCGCGCCCGATCGATCTCGCCAAGGCGCTTCTCCATGTCGGCAAACTTTAGGCACATGTCCCGTGCCTCATTGTCGGGTAAGGTGGATATGGCCTTTTCGTAGATgggtctcgtcgacggcagccCAAAGTTGGATGCCGACTTGGTGATGTAAAAATTGAACATGTCCGCCCGGTCCTCATCCGCCACCGCCCTGGTCGCGCGTTCGTAGATTCGCATGGCGTGCCTTGCAAGAccccgctcctcctccaagTTGCCATACATGAGGTAAATAACCTTGGCAAATTTGGGCGGACAGTCCTCGATAGCCTGCTCAAAGAGGTCGCGCAGACGTTCGATGCCAATCTTGCGATCGACGGCCTTTGTGAGGTACAGATTCCATAGCTCAAAGGCGACCGGGTAGCTGAAGAGATCCAAGCCTCGTTCGTAGATTTTGAACGACTCCTCGTAGTACTGGTGTTCCTCCAACAGATTGGCGTAGTTGACCACTGTTTGCGGCGTAGCAATCCGCAGTTCGAAAATGCGCTCGTACACCTTCCGAGTATCCTCCAGAGAGCTGACActctcgacgaggtccacGTAGAAGCTCCAGAGCTTCCAGCTCTTGTGCACACGCTGCTGTGGTGACAACGTCTCATCAAAATAGTCAACTGTCGATCTCTTCGGCGCTTGCACCGCCTTTGCCATGATCCGAACGGCATCATCAAAGTTTTCGTTCCTCAGTTCCATCTCGGCCCATTCAATCCACATGTCAGCCAGTTCCGCAACGGACTTGAACGGAACCTTGACAGCTTTCTCCATGATGACGCGCGCGTTCCGTACGTCGCCCCCGCGCTCGTAGAATTTGGCATAGTTTGCCCAGAGCTGGTGGAATGCCCCTATGGCCTTCTTTGGCTGTATTGTCGCGATGGCGGCCGTATACGTCTGGACCACCTCAAACTTGTTGTCGCCCCAAAGGGCAACCCTCTTCTCCCATTCCGACACATTGTTGGGGTTCTGGCGCAGGACGACATCGTTGAGAAGAAAAGGTCTCCGGTCCATGAGTTGCTCGAACCGCATCATTCTGATGTCGAGTTCGAAatccgcctcctcgtcaacaATACCCTTGTCCGCGCGATCTGAGGCGACCTCCATCAGAGCTCCAATGATAGACTCCTCGAACTCAGTATATGAGTCAAAAACAAGAGTGAAGTCTCGGACGGTCATCACCGTGGTGATAGCTTCTTCAAATACATCCCTAGCGCGCTCGAAGTTGCCCCTCCGTATCCAATATGTGGCCAGACCACACCATAGCTTCCCTCGTTGATCGGCAAAACGGACAATACCG belongs to Colletotrichum higginsianum IMI 349063 chromosome 5, whole genome shotgun sequence and includes:
- a CDS encoding Pre-mRNA-splicing factor SYF1, with the protein product MPASVLLNGSQRRPDLHLVGDEDSVYEQDVIRNPGSIKPWLAYIQFKSQHGTVHERAFVLERACLQLPRSYKLWKMYLTFRVQHVSKLNASVFSAEYRKVNALFERALILLNKMPRIWELYLKFLLQQPLVTTTRRTFDRALRALPLTQHNRIWSLYKPFANSIAGISAVKVWRRYMQIHPEDAEDFIELLTQAGFYTEAVKKYMDVLNNPRFTSKQGKGHYELWSEMVDLMVEHAADIETGHETGIDVDRIVRSGIVRFADQRGKLWCGLATYWIRRGNFERARDVFEEAITTVMTVRDFTLVFDSYTEFEESIIGALMEVASDRADKGIVDEEADFELDIRMMRFEQLMDRRPFLLNDVVLRQNPNNVSEWEKRVALWGDNKFEVVQTYTAAIATIQPKKAIGAFHQLWANYAKFYERGGDVRNARVIMEKAVKVPFKSVAELADMWIEWAEMELRNENFDDAVRIMAKAVQAPKRSTVDYFDETLSPQQRVHKSWKLWSFYVDLVESVSSLEDTRKVYERIFELRIATPQTVVNYANLLEEHQYYEESFKIYERGLDLFSYPVAFELWNLYLTKAVDRKIGIERLRDLFEQAIEDCPPKFAKVIYLMYGNLEEERGLARHAMRIYERATRAVADEDRADMFNFYITKSASNFGLPSTRPIYEKAISTLPDNEARDMCLKFADMEKRLGEIDRARAIYGHASQFCDPRTSPDFWAKWEAFEVQHGNEDTFKEMLRIKRSVQAQYNTDVNFIASQALARSQRRPEESIDPEAADAMAALERQAKAPVGFVAASDAAKTTNEAEAPTVTANPDAIDIDDLDE